The proteins below are encoded in one region of Rhododendron vialii isolate Sample 1 chromosome 7a, ASM3025357v1:
- the LOC131334068 gene encoding GATA transcription factor 25 translates to MYGHTQPPNQFAAAPDEDPAADGESADDRRVQYEGGSFDDVEIVPTDDVYADGGSDAMLQRSSDGSNQLTLSFRGQVFVFDDVTTDKVQAVLLLLGASELSSAMQGAELGYQNHRESTEFPMRSSLPQRAASLIRFRQKRKERCFDKKIRYNVRQEVALRMQRKKGQFTSSKKSEESASCNTGEDSGQDDTPPETICNHCGTSSKATPMMRRGPDGPKTLCNACGLFWANKGTMRDLSKKTHDNALTPAEQSEGVAYSSDYGTPIRTH, encoded by the exons ATGTACGGCCACACCCAACCGCCCAACCAGTTCGCCGCCGCTCCCGACGAAGATCCTGCCGCCGACGGCGAGTCGGCCGACGATCGGCGCGTGCAGTACGAAGGCGGGTCTTTCGACGACGTGGAGATCGTGCCGACCGATGACGTGTACGCGGACGGCGGGTCGGACGCGATGCTGCAGCGGAGCAGCGATGGTTCGAACCAGCTCACGCTGTCGTTCCGTGGCCAGGTTTTTGTGTTCGACGATGTTACGACGGACAAG GTTCAGGCAGTGCTACTGCTTTTGGGGGCATCTGAACTTTCTTCTGCCATGCAAGGAGCAGAATTAGGATATCAGAATCACAGG GAATCAACGGAGTTTCCCATGAGATCTAGTCTGCCACAGAGAGCCGCCTCTCTAATTAGGTTCCGACAGAAGAGAAAAGAGCGATGCtttgataagaaaattagaTACAATGTCCGCCAAGAAGTTGCACTTAG GATGCAACGTAAGAAAGGCCAGTTCACTTCTTCCAAAAAGTCTGAGGAGTCCGCCAGCTGCAATACTGGTGAGGATTCAGGACAAGATGATACGCCACCAGAAACTAT ATGCAATCATTGTGGCACTAGTTCTAAGGCGACTCCAATGATGCGGCGGGGGCCAGATGGTCCGAAGACTCTTTGCAATGCATGCGGCCTGTTCTGGGCAAACAAG GGGACTATGAGGGATCTTTCTAAGAAAACACATGATAATGCTCTGACTCCTGCTGAACAG AGTGAAGGTGTAGCTTATAGTTCTGACTATGGAACCCCCATCCGCACACATTGA